From the Lolium rigidum isolate FL_2022 chromosome 2, APGP_CSIRO_Lrig_0.1, whole genome shotgun sequence genome, one window contains:
- the LOC124690791 gene encoding disease resistance protein RGA5-like: protein MGALVGKLDMLLLAPPRGCSSKRVKDGMCLLKEDIEEISSYLDELSELEVPPPMAKCWMNEARDLSYDMEDYIDSLLSVPSVRLNNKNSMKKKKMKKQKLITNHVKIPKRLKWCKRITYVSQVSEHGNTRPVCRNIHVIITNRLPKRPKNIAAPEMISEFRIYIREAIERHDRYKLYCCSTLRHTFLSSGHMLPAPYDETTQIVIDCRMNEFINSQSLAANNAADQQQLKVVSVLGSGCLGKTTLAKVLYNRIGMQFDYRAFIRVSKKPDMQRLFNDLLSQFHHKKQPEPANYNELGISENINKHLQDKKYLIVIDDLWDASTWDILKYAFPKGNSRSRIIITTQIEEVALTCCCVQHVFEMKPLDNEHSRKLFFNRLFGSESYCPEEFKLISNEIVDICGGLPLATINVASHLANQQTAISMNLLTHARDWLRSQFWSNSNSERTRHVLLLSYNNLPRYLKTCLLYFRMYPEGSIICKDDLVKQWVAEGFIATRRGKGKDQEVMENAAGIYFDELIDRRFIQPFHINYNNKVFFCTVHDVVHDLIAQKSAEENFIVVVDYNRKNIALSYKVRRLSLVFGDAEYAKTPANIRRSQVRSLRFFGLFKCMPCIREFKILRVLNLQLSGHRGNHVPIDLTGISELFQLRYLQIASDVCIQLPNRMRGLQQLETLDVMDATRVTAVPWDIIHLPHLLHLTLSVDKNLLDWIGTMSDYVIGQWSLGKLNYLQDIHLTSSYSQPSYHLDRSMETLGSLVGGHCSLKTVVVAQGSSVKNTVALRSSKVIIPWDHMAPPPLLQRFEFSPHSCCMFSQIPPWVEKHRNLCILKIPVRELKVCCVDILRGLHALTDLSLYVETAPNHKIIFDKVAGFSVLKYFKLRCRSGIPCLKFEADSMPNLWKLKLAFNDVPRMDQHELIRIEHMPDLKEISVIFGVAAHIEHAMGTVVSNHPSNPKMNRQLVDYSSCGQEGTKHKQEPDEILEKKTNEYGKRLERPDDFLTLDRPADKRISTSLEPSSGQHVPEITPKLAQITGGGDERREHMFDKELIPSDVGMLNRLVIPKKHAEKYFPPDVASNEKGLELRFEDRGGKLWCFRYSFWNSSQSYVMTKGWSRFVREKCLKAGDTIYFSRAIKGGTTGRLFIDSRRRGEISAMAPIMPAPASRDVECDAGSSISCLTQLSES, encoded by the exons ATGGGAGCCCTTGTTGGGAAGCTAGACATGTTGCTGCTAGCTCCTCCTCGGGGATGCTCCTCCAAGAGGGTCAAGGACGGGATGTGCCTCCTCAAAGAAGATATTGAAGAGATAAGTTCCTACCTTGATGAACTGTCAGAGCTGGAGGTCCCTCCCCCGATGGCCAAGTGCTGGATGAATGAAGCGCGCGACCTGTCTTACGACATGGAGGATTACATTGACAGCTTATTGTCTGTGCCATCTGTCCGTCTCAACAACAAAAACagcatgaagaagaagaaaatgaagaagcaGAAGTTAATTACCAATCATGTTAAGATTCCCAAGAGGCTGAAGTGGTGCAAGCGAATAACATATGTGTCTCAAGTATCAGAACATGGAAACACCAGACCAGTCTGCAGAAACATTCATGTCATTATCACTAATCGTCTTCCCAAGAGGCCCAAAAACATTGCGGCGCCTGAAATGATATCAGAATTCAGGATCTATATCCGAGAAGCAATTGAACGGCACGACAGGTACAAACTCTATTGCTGCAGCACCTTGAGGCATACATTCCTGTCCAGTGGCCATATGCTTCCAGCGCCATATGATGAAACTACCCAAATAGTAATAGATTGCCGGATGAATGAGTTTATCAACTCACAGTCACTGGCGGCTAACAATGCAGCAGATCAGCAGCAGCTCAAGGTGGTATCTGTACTTGGATCTGGATGTCTGGGTAAAACTACACTTGCCAAAGTGTTGTACAACCGGATTGGCATGCAGTTCGATTATAGAGCTTTCATTCGGGTGTCCAAAAAACCTGATATGCAGAGACTTTTCAACGACTTGCTCTCACAATTCCACCATAAGAAGCAGCCAGAACCTGCCAATTATAATGAGCTTGGCATCAGTGAGAACATCAACAAACATCTGCAAGATAAAAA GTATCTAATTGTTATTGATGATTTGTGGGATGCATCAACATGGGATATTCTTAAATATGCTTTTCCGAAGGGAAACAGTCGCAGCAGAATAATAATAACTACTCAGATTGAAGAGGTTGCATTAACATGTTGCTGTGTTCAACATGTTTTCGAGATGAAACCTCTCGACAATGAACACTCAAGGAAACTATTCTTTAACAGGCTTTTTGGTTCTGAAAGTTACTGTCCTGAAGAATTCAAACTGATTTCAAACGAAATTGTTGATATATGCGGTGGTTTGCCGCTTGCGACAATCAACGTAGCTAGTCATTTAGCAAACCAGCAGACAGCCATATCCATGAATTTGCTGACACATGCACGTGATTGGCTGAGATCCCAGTTCTGGTCAAACTCTAATTCAGAAAGAACGAGACATGTACTGCTCCTCAGCTACAATAATCTTCCTCGGTATCTCAAGACATGCCTGCTGTATTTTAGAATGTATCCAGAGGGATCCATAATTTGTAAGGATGATCTGGTGAAGCAATGGGTGGCTGAAGGGTTTATCGCTACAAGAAGAGGGAAAGGGAAAGATCAAGAAGTAATGGAGAATGCCGCAGGAATATATTTCGATGAACTTATTGATAGAAGATTCATCCAACCTTTTCATATCAACTACAACAATAAGGTGTTTTTCTGCACAGTTCATGACGTGGTACATGATCTCATTGCACAGAAGTCTGCAGAAGAGAATTTCATTGTGGTAGTAGATTACAATCGAAAGAATATAGCACTTTCTTATAAGGTCCGTCGACTATCTCTCGTGTTTGGCGATGCAGAATATGCCAAGACACCAGCAAACATCAGAAGGTCACAAGTTCGCTCACTTAGATTTTTTGGATTATTCAAATGTATGCCTTGTATTAGAGAGTTCAAGATTCTCCGTGTTCTAAACCTTCAACTATCTGGTCATCGTGGCAACCATGTCCCAATAGACCTCACTGGAATTTCAGAACTGTTTCAGCTGAGATATTTGCAGATTGCAAGTGATGTCTGCATACAACTACCAAACCGTATGAGAGGGCTGCAACAGTTGGAAACGCTGGATGTTATGGATGCAACAAGAGTTACTGCTGTTCCATGGGATATTATACATCTCCCACACTTGTTGCaccttactctttcagttgacaaAAATCTGCTGGATTGGATTGGCACCATGAGTGACTATGTCATCGGTCAGTGGAGCCTCGGCAAGCTGAACTACCTGCAGGATATTCATCTTACCAGTTCTTATTCGCAGCCTTCCTACCATCTGGATAGAAGCATGGAAACTCTGGGTTCTTTAGTCGGAGGACATTGTAGCCTGAAAACTGTAGTAGTGGCTCAGGGCTCCTCAGTTAAAAATACCGTGGCTCTTCGATCTTCTAAAGTAATCATTCCATGGGATCACATGGCACCTCCCCCCCTTCTCCAGAGATTTGAATTCTCGCCACACAGCTGCTGCATGTTCTCACAAATACCTCCTTGGGTTGAGAAACATCGCAACTTATGCATTTTAAAGATTCCAGTGAGGGAACTGAAGGTGTGTTGTGTTGATATTCTCAGAGGATTGCATGCCCTCACTGATCTGTCGCTGTATGTGGAGACAGCGCCTAATCACAAGATCATCTTTGACAAGGTGGCCGGGTTTTCAGTTCTCAAATACTTCAAGTTGAGGTGCAGGAGTGGTATACCTTGCCTAAAATTTGAGGCAGATTCAATGCCTAATCTCTGGAAGCTCAAGCTAGCTTTCAATGACGTCCCTCGAATGGACCAACATGAACTTATCCGCATAGAGCATATGCCAGATCTTAAGGAGATCTCGGTGATATTTGGGGTTGCAGCTCATATAGAGCATGCCATGGGGACCGTAGTTAGTAATCATCCGAGCAATCCTAAAATGAACAGGCAATTGGTAGATTATAGTTCCTGTGGGCAGGAAGGCACAAAGCACAAACAAGAACCAGATGAGATTCTGGAGAAAAAAACAAATGAATACGGCAAGAGATTGGAGAGACCAGACGATTTTTTGACACTGGACAGACCAGCTGATAAAAG GATTTCCACGTCACTGGAGCCCTCTTCAGGCCAGCATGTTCCAG AAATTACTCCAAAACTTGCGCAAATAACAGGCGGTGGTGATGAGCGTCGGGAGCACATGTTCGACAAGGAGCTGATACCGAGTGATGTGGGGATGCTGAACCGTCTGGTGATCCCAAAGAAGCACGCGGAAAAGTACTTTCCGCCGGATGTGGCGTCGAACGAGAAGGGCCTTGAGCTCAGGTTCGAGGACAGAGGGGGCAAGCTCTGGTGCTTCCGCTACTCCTTCTGGAACAGCAGCCAGAGCTACGTCATGACCAAGGGATGGAGCCGCTTCGTCAGGGAGAAGTGCCTCAAGGCTGGCGACACCATTTACTTCAGCCGTGCCATCAAGGGGGGCACGACGGGAAGGCTCTTCATTGACTCCAGGAGGCGCGGCGAGATTTCAGCGATGGCACCCATCATGCCAGCGCCTGCTTCACGAGACGTCGAGTGTGATGCTGGCAGTTCCATCTCTTGCCTGACGCAATTGTCAGAATCATAA